The Ichthyobacterium seriolicida sequence AATATTATTGGAGCAGAAAACAAATAGCCCCAAGAATAGAGTAACTATAAATGCTGACCTAAAAAAAGATGTTTTTCTAGTATTGTTCATTTACTTTTTTATTTTGTTATTTTTCTATCACTCAAAGTGAATTAATCTACTCTTATAGGCATAATCAGCATCAATAGACTCTCGGTATCATCGTCGTCTTTTGAATCTTCTACAGGAGTTATCAGAACAGGATTATACGGCAAGGACATTGCCATGGATATGTTTTCTGATTCTACATTATTCAATATTTCTAACAGATGTCTAGATCCTAATACTATTTTGATATCACCACCTGTGTAATCACAAGCCATCGTTTCGGTTCCCTTATTGTAAAAATCTACATCTTCGGCTGATAATTCTAGATTTCCATTGGAAATACAAAACTTTATTTTACGCATAGACATATCTGCAAACAGCGACAATCTACTTATGGAATTAAGAAACATATTTCTATCTAATGTCAATATATTAGGACTATTAACAGGAATAAAGTTGTCGTAATCTGGAGGGGTAGCGTCTATCAATTTACAAGTGATGGTGATATTCTCGAAGCAAAATTTAGCATTTATATCGTTGTATTCTATCCTGACCTCCGTATCAGAATTTATATCGATAATATTTCTAAGGGTGTTAAGAGTTTTTTTAGGAACTATAAAACCTAATTCTTGTTGGGATGTGATGTCTGATCTGTGGTATTTTACAAATTTGAAGGTATCACTGGCATAGAAAGTCGTTCCTTTACTATTAGATTTTAGCAATACACCTTTTAATGCATGTCTTAAATCGTTGTCTTTTAAAGTTGCAAAAATAGTTTTGGATATGGCCTTAGATAACAAGCCACCTCCTATACATAAAGAAGAGGTATTCTCTAAAGAAGGTGGTTTTTCAAAGCCATCAGCACTCTCGTAACCGATAGAAAAAACTCCCTGATTCGAAGATATGTCCAAAGTGTTTTTATCTTTAGTTACGGTAAATTCTAAGGGTTGTTCTGGGAACGATTTCAAAGTGTCTAATAACATTTTTGAAGGAACTACTATCTTGAGTTTTTCCTCTAAAACAACATCTAATACCGAAGTTATTGTAGTGCTAGAATCCGATGCGTAAATAATAGTATTATCGTTGTTAAATTCAAATAAAAATCCACTCAAAATAGGAGTGACATTATTCGAAGGTACTACATTGTTCAATATGCGCAATTGTTTTAATAAAAATGCGCTAGAAACCGTAAATTTCATTACTATAGTTTTGTTTTTGACCTAAGGTACAAAAGTAGTTTTTTATACCTAACAATTTATACATGTGTTAAGAATTCTAATACATCAACGGTTTTTACATAATCTGAGATTGTGGGATTGTGAGATTGTTTAAAGCTCATGCTATTAAAGCGATTTTTAATATTGCTTAAAACGTATTCTATAGAATCTTTTTTTGCCTTGATGAGCTTATCCATATCATCTAAGTCTTTGTAATATTGGTAAAACAAAGTAGAAATGGGACTATGGATATCTATATCTTCCTTTAGAATTAAGAAGCCATTTTCTATTATATCGGCTTTGTTCATGAGATATACAAATCTGTTATACTGATAATTATCATAGTATTTTGCGTGATTTATAACATGTTTTTTACAATATACTCCTCTGAAAAATTTATCGAAATCATATCCTTCTGGCACAAATATTTTAGAGATATTTCTATTGCTCAAACCGAAATAGTCAAACACATGGTCTGATAGTAATTTTAGATCTTCTACAGATTCAGATCCTGTTAATACAGCTACAGCTTTTTTTTGTGTTTCAATTATAGAAGGTTTATTGCGCAAATAATCATGTAAGGATTTGTTAACCTCCTCTGTTATTATAGCATCAAAGTTTGCAATAGTCTTTTTTACACTTATTCTTTTGGCAATGCTCAAATCTAGATCACAGATAAAAGACAGTATAACCTTAAATAAATTTTCATTATTGGGCGATAATCTAATTGTGATATTGTGATTAGATATTATAGCAGATAAGAGATAATACATTCCATCTAGAGGAGTATTGCTCGGCATAACAAGAGCTAAATTTTTAGGTTTTACATCTGTAAAACAGTATTTGTTTATCCAGTTTTTTACATATGGGCCTCTTAGTATATCAGCCCATTTACAAATGTCTAAAAGCACATTATCCCTTGTAAACCAGGAGGTATATATATGAGAGTTATCTATCTCTTTTAGAAAGAGATCAAAATATTTTTTGTCTTGTGGTCGCTTGTGTTGTTTTATTTCTCCAGGAGAGAATTGAGACAAAAACTGTCCCAATTTCAATAGTATATCTAACAATTAGTACGTGTCTATATCTCTATTTTTAACCTTCAAAATCCACGCTTCAG is a genomic window containing:
- the dnaN gene encoding DNA polymerase III subunit beta: MKFTVSSAFLLKQLRILNNVVPSNNVTPILSGFLFEFNNDNTIIYASDSSTTITSVLDVVLEEKLKIVVPSKMLLDTLKSFPEQPLEFTVTKDKNTLDISSNQGVFSIGYESADGFEKPPSLENTSSLCIGGGLLSKAISKTIFATLKDNDLRHALKGVLLKSNSKGTTFYASDTFKFVKYHRSDITSQQELGFIVPKKTLNTLRNIIDINSDTEVRIEYNDINAKFCFENITITCKLIDATPPDYDNFIPVNSPNILTLDRNMFLNSISRLSLFADMSMRKIKFCISNGNLELSAEDVDFYNKGTETMACDYTGGDIKIVLGSRHLLEILNNVESENISMAMSLPYNPVLITPVEDSKDDDDTESLLMLIMPIRVD